The nucleotide window TTGTAAACATCTCGCCTATTATCAATTCCGATTCTTTCGAAAGTTCAACAAAGAATTGCCTCCTTCCAAAAGCAAAAAAGGGTAATCATTTTCACTATACAAAATGATacgattaatgaaaacaatttctcCCGTTTTATCTCGAGTTAAAATTCGACATTTCAATAAATGATTCATCAGATCTAAAATGACTAATCGCGTCCCATTACATAATCCTTCATTTATAGAAAGGTTTCTGATGAGcattacgacaatgtgaatgATTAATCGTAATTCATGAGGTGGCAAACATGAAGGACTTCATGTCGCCACCGATTCCGGTAAAATTGATTTAGTCATGTCTCcattatcacaattttttacagTAATGATACTGCAATAAATGTTCTCTGTTCATTTCAGCATCAGCATGAACATGAGCATTTCTTGCTGACAAAATTGCCCATTTCGTCAATTTGCGAAATTCTTTGTTCTTCATCACCTCAGCATATAAATCTGCGATATCTGTATCTGAAGGTGCTATACACTCATCTGGTAAGTGTATCTCGCAGTCATTTATATTCAATGCTACATCCCCAACGAATAGTAGAAATTAAGCAAATTCAGTTTCTTCTCGTAATGTCGTATCACTAAGGCGAGAAACTCTTCGCTATGATGCACCTCTTCATGAAGGTTCTCATGAAACGACTCTCCGCCATGACACTTGCCAGTCCATTCCCGtctacgggcgaaaaacgattcTATTTTTAActgtttttatttacaaatacAGGGTGCCCTGAAGATGGAGGTGGATGGTGaacaggcatgttttgggggtgattctgagcagaaaagtccttttccacttttcgctcggacgcacccctgcagagatatgggggtgaataGAACgaccaatggggcgcgagcattgcgcggctctccgtctgtgtgccgcgggtaagcagtgtgcgtgcttccccttctcctcgggcggacgttccattccgctagtgagtgagagtgagagagacagagagggggaaagatatttcaagacaatcctttcgggggagggggggggcgctggggtgattaaaaaccgattattatttacattagtattatttattaaaatacaagattctgaaaaccgcgggcatcccTCTTGGCATTCCggagataattgtttaaatgttaattatgtcATGATGCAGTTGGTCTATagtattttgtcaagagatcttttttattgtaaattcaaTTTACAACAGGAAAGGTTTTTTGACAAAATCCTGGAAAAGAGCCTCTTATCAAGATAATTAATAGGAATCAATCCATGTCAACATTCCCAGGGGATGGCTCGcaattttcgcggaatccggagcaataaacgcgttttcttgattatcaactaaacaaatggatttacggcatTTTGTCACAATGTAGCGGCTACATACCGCCTGAGGGTTGACCACCTGAAGTCACCCACAGGAGCACAGTGATCACACACACACGCACCCAGAGAAATTTGCCTAATACTATTTAACAATACCGAGTCGACACAAGCCAGTTCGCTATCAGTGCCTTACCTGACGACATCGTCTAATTACTGTACTCCAAAACCAAAACTCTGTAACCTTGACTAACGCTACGgcgaataaatatatattgttTAGGTATTATTTGTCTGTGGTTAGATTCGAATACTCCCTAACCTAAATCAACCCGAATCCTAcaacaagacattttttgttgaGAATCCAATCTTCTCGCAAAAAGatcgtcttgacaaaatgttgtaaacctattggtttacaagataattgtcaAAGGGGATGGCTGGCGATTTTCCCGGATTCGGGAGCATTAAACGCCAAAAAGTAGCAAATAGTtagggacttttctaaagctGAGGTAATTACGGTATTTGGCTACCTAGCTGTCGTAAAGGCCCATGTGGAAGGAACGCTGTGTCGCACAGCTTTACGACTTGATCTGTTGCCGCCCGCGcaaaaaaaaagggttttTCCACTACCGGTATGAATTGTAGCTCAAATGTGGCACGTTTAAGTCCGAATTTCCCATCTGCGGACGATGGAACAATTGAACGAGAGGAACAGGCCATTTTCgcccataaaaattattattttatagttgacagaagaaatttttccaccaatttttccaaagCGTCAGTATCCCTAAAAACGCCTTCGAAGAGAGAGCTAGATTTCGCGTTTTCTTGCTCTTATACTGTTCTCGTATAAATAACTTGTAGTTCTCTCACTTTGCCGGGATATATACGCCGTTAGTTAGTGATAAAAAAGTGCAGTGTCGTTGAATTCATATCTGGAGTGTAGAATGGCAAAGTTTAGTGCCGCGGAATATGCGGATATGGTGACCATTTACGGTATTACGAGGGGTAATGGGGGGGAACCCTCACGGTTGTACGTGCAACAGTACCCTCACCGAGTGGTTCCTGAGGCACGAACCTTCCGAAACGCCCTGTAACGTCTacgagagggaaatattctcccGCGATATGGGAGAGAAGGACGTGCAAGACCTGCTGCTGGGGTACGAGTGGAGGAGGCGATCCTGGAGGCCGTGGAGGAGGATCCACAGCAATCCACTGGGGCGATCGCGGCTTCCTTAGGAATTCCACGGAGCAGGGTGCATAGAGTTCTGCAGGAGGAAGCGGTTCGCCCCTGGAAATTTACCCCGGTCCAGGAGTTAAAGCCCGAGGACCTCCCGAAACGTTTGGCCTTCTGTAGATGACTCCTCGACAGGAGTGAAGAGCCAAACTTCATCCGAAATATACTGTGGACCGACGAAAAACTTTTTCCGAAGGAGGGGATCGTCAACCAGCACAACGAGCAGCATTGGGCGGTTGAAAATCCTCGTCTCGCAAGAAGTTCCAACTTCCAGTATCGCTGGGAAACACTAAATATCTGGGGAGAAATCCTTGGCGATAAAGTGTACATACATCATCTTCCAGGACGTCTCGACGTAAGTATTCCCCATAGTCAACAGTGCGTTTCCTGTTGGACTTCTGTGGGATATATCGGGTAAAGGATTTACAGTTGAAACGACACTTCTACACTAACACATTTATTGGTTATTCATACAAGTTTATTAAAGAGGTACACTGCAATTCTTCTAACTCTAGTCTAACTCTAGTCAACTCTGACTTTAAACTTCAACTCTAAACTCTAAACTCAATGCTCGACTCTACGCGCTGACCTTCTCCTCAAGGTCTCTCGACACACTCTGCTCTACTCCCCCCTCATAAGGGTCTATCAGGGTGCCCTAACGTCGCCCCCCCACTCCGAGGTCAACACGGTCAGCACGGGAAAGGTTTTTCCCCCTGACGTCAGCGGCATGGGCCGACGTGACCATCTCGTGTGCGACGTTAATGGGGAAGTCCCCATGGTCGTCTCTGACCTGGGTCTTCCGACCCGCAATATATTTGGATTGCTCGTCTATGCTTGAGTCCTCGGACCCATCATAAACGAACTACTCCAGCACTTATGGACAAATTGCTATTCGTCCTAATCCTAACCTACTATAAACTTACTCTAAACTAAATTAAGAACGCATTTACGATACTACACTTCGATGTCTAACCCGGTATGACAGGTTTCtcctaataattattttttttttggcagggTGGCAACTATTTGGGGTTTCTGCGAGAGCGGCTTGCACCGATAGTTGGTGATGGTCCGGCCTCCAGGGATGTATGGTTCCAACACGATGGAATACCAGCACATACCTGCGTACCCGTCATTGAGCAGCTCAATCAATGGTTCCCCCAGCGCTGGATTGGGAATCGCAATGACCGGGACAGGGCCGGACGACGAGCACCACCCGGTGCGTTGCCCCCGCGTTCTCCAGATCTTACcccactcgattttttcttgtaGGGTACTCTGGAGTCGCGCGTACACGCTCACCACCccgtcaagagacctttcttgttgtaaattaaatttacaataaaaaagatccaTTACATTTTCAGGACTCAGAGTCGAAAATATATTGACCGCCAGTAGGTGTATCATTTGTTGCAGCTTGTGTGTCCGTGCAGCGTAAAAAAGTTCGTCCCACATGCCATTCGCTGCCCTCAGTCGATTCGTGTAGATGAAGAAGAGGACTTCCGCGAAGACTTCTTCACGCATATCGGTTATCTCGATGTTTGTCGCCAACGCGTCCGGATTCTCCCCAACCATGGAGGTGAGTGTTGGACTGCGAGCAGCCAAAATAGCCTTCAGCGCCGGAAATTTACGCTCTCCAACTGTTATTGTTACATCAGTGAACGCGTTATGATTGATTAGAGTCTCCATTTCAGCTGAGAGGATGCTCCTTACCCGCGATAGCCGTTTGCGATTGCAACAGGATGCGTGGAGATGTTCATTTCAACTGTTATTGCGAAATGCAGGGTCAGAACTTCTTTTTCAAAAAGCGTCATATGCTGGGCGATCAGCTTTTCATTGAAAGGCACATTACAGTGTctctgcaaataaaaaaaaattgtcagccTAGAAAGCTAGGCgatagaagtgaaacttcatgGATCTCGATGGGCACTAGCTTTCTAGGCTAACGAAAGTTTTCGAAAGACTCTTCATATAGTGCTCCTCCAAAGTTACATTTTCGATAATTGCTTGTCTATGTATAAATATAATACATTCAACAGAAATCATTGACAATCTTACtgttcgtaaaaaaaaatattcgcatTAATCATTTCAATGGAAGGAGATGGGTCAATGTGATTGTTGCTTATTCCAACTTCCCCTCAGTTGAataaatgggagaaatgatgATACCTATAATAATATCGAGGATATATATTTCTGGAAAATGGGATGGATGCAAATTTGTAATGAAGTtctaaaatatcaattttcacgGAGGGAGAAATCGGACAATTTTAATGAtgtgattccgataaaaatgataaaactaCCTTAAAATAAACCTTAAAATTTTATAGTACTGTTTAGTAACTTTTACGAAggcacatatcattaattacaaaatttacggtGTTCATATGAAGTTTTATCTGTGAGTAAAACACGTATATTGCAGTATGTTGCACCTCAATTCTAGCGCTCAGTACAGTAACTTTTCACAGACGGTATTTTCCAAAACCCAAaccaaaaatacaaaacagAAGAGAGGTATTGATTTTGATTAACAGTGTTATCTCCATCATTAGTTCCGCCTAAGAAGAATACCTAATCATTATTGCCAATAGCTTTGAATGAGTATTTTGATCACATCGATCCAGGAGCATTACGGCGCTATAAGAGAAGTATGGCAACGCATCCCATTTTCTACACAGagtgaaaagttgaaaaattctctaTGTCCATGCTGCTCAAAGATATCGAAATATTTCCATCCGATAGAATCATTCTTCAGCTAACtctaaatgaaaataactcccaaaaaattttttttatcctctacTGTGTTTACTTGACCGGAAAgtgtttttcaattgaatatttgaatTCATGTTTATCCATattctaataattaaatttttgttgggGGAAATTTTCAGCAGCTCCTCAAATTTTCTCCTGCTgaattgtgttttttttaagCAAAGCAAATGTTTTCTCTCAGTAAAAGCAAAATAATGTGCCGATTGCgcgtgattttttattccttttttttatgtgaaacatctataggctcacttgtaaactgaatcgttgccGTGGCGACGGGTCGccacgctatactaaggtatagatatacatattttatatgtagtagagtgtacggtgtggcttctcactcagttcgacgttgttctttactacggtacacataacctgcgttttattaaattttttatttcaatttttgacggTAAAATATGTGTGGTAGTGATAActtagaagatcaaagtgatcaaccttgtgcaaagaaagtgaaactacactgtggcatactaccaagtcatcagtaagtacatcgtatttttcaagtgtccgtaaatgtaattattatatttttatattttaagtCTGTGCCTTCGGCTTGACCCTTCAGAGATTACCCTTCGTAATCCTCACATGCATATGTGCTCAATCCCCCCCTCGACACCCCTTTAGCCCCCCATAACGTCGTCGGACCAGGACAGCATCTACAGCGCCTCTCGTGCCGGGTTAGCGTTTCCGTGATTATACTAAAGTCAGCataagttttaacatcgggtataacccgaagtctACCCCCTCCACTCTTCGCGCATGCGTAATTTCAGGATATTACCGCGTTACCCACATGAAGGGAGAAGGGAGGGGagacttcgggttatacccgatgttaaaacttatGCTGACTTTAGAATATCACGGGGACTCCTCAGTACGCTTTTGTTTTCCAAAGCGTGTATATGTGCTTGATCACCTAAACGTTGTTGTAACGTTCGTAGAGTCATCACACCGAAAATAGTGATTAAACTCTAGGTAAGTAGACGCCCTAggcgaataatttttctgttttaggTCGGACGAACAGCCTGTAAAGATACGATCAAATGTGAAGCGAGAGTGGGTGGAAATGGCGGTTAACCACGGGCAACGCCCGGACCCCCCCTCACCACACGTCTCGCAAGTTGGTCCCCTCGAGCGGGGGCTAACCTCAAACAGCCTGTAAAGCTGAGGGACTGCGGGTTTCGTCCCGGTCCCTAACCTACAAACCTCCAATGTCGGCCAATCGACAAAGCGGAGGGACCGCGGGTTTCGCCCCGGTCCCTAACCTTGGAAGCTCCTAGTGGCGGACTTTTCCGGCAATGGTATGCAGGCAGCGTTGACAGCCGGCTCTCTTGTTTGTATGTTGCAGATGGCAGAGGCACTGATGATCTCCCTGAAAGAGCTAGTAGGGGTAGCAGCAGACACAGAGGAAGAGGATGGAGTTTTGGATCAGTTGAAATTATCCGCAGTCTCGAGTCTGCCGGTTGGGTGTCAAGAGCGTCAAATACGCAAATTGTCCTTTGCCGAGCTCTTTGGTGAGGATGGTGTGGTGGACACCTTACTCCTGTGGAAAATCGAGTTCGCACTCCCCACAGTGAAGGTGGCTAGGGCATTTGATCCGGAAGCATCGGGGCTGAGTGACGACGAATTTCACAACTGCAAGGCTACGATGCTCCGCTGGCCCTTCTGTAGAGCCTTGATCATTAGCCCGCCAGTATTAGTGAATCGGATCTGGGGCTCCAAGATTGAAGTCCAGCAATTCCTAGACCTTTTAAAACCGGTGAGGCATCTGTTTGTCTCCGCCTCTGAGGCGGACAAAACCTTGAAGCAGGGAAGGCTGAAAAGAGAGCGACCTCCCTCAGAGGAAGGGCAGGAGGAGGATGACCGTCCAGTCAAACGCTCGAGTCTAGCGGCCTTGGAGAAGCGGATGACTTCGCTTTTCGCGACACTGCTGGACAAGCTAGAGGAGAAGGACATTCAGCCCAGGGAGGACTCGGGGGACGCGAGGCAGGACAAGGAGAACCTCTCAGACTCCCCGTCGGAAGTTGAGGAGGATATGTCAGAGGAGGAGGAGCCCTCAACCCTGCACCCTTTGTTCCAAGAACCAACAGTGGAAAATACTGGTGATAGTGTCTTTCTGGACCCACAGGTAAAGGAATGTGATCCCCTAATTCCCGAGCCAGATTCTGCGCTTAAAGCTCAGGGTATCAGTTGCCAGAAACTGAATTCCGCGGCGTGGAGTCGAATCCGGTACAAGGAGGTGCAGAAGAGACTTCAGGCAGCCCCAGTGTTTGACACGCTCAAGATCAACAGTGAGCTACGCTCCATCGCCCCAAAAACATCTACCCAGAGCTTGCTTGGGAGATTTGATTCAATGACGGGCACCTTTGCACACGGCTTGATGTTACAGCGGAAGAGGTTATCGGAAGCTCTTGATTCGCTGCTGAAGAAGCACCCTCAAGTAAAAAATGACGTAAAGGCATTATTTAACAAGGATTCAGGGGTTCAATCAGTCTCCGACGACTTACTCCATTTCACCTGTGCACGAAGGGCGGAGATATTCGAGCTCAGAAGAAATCCATTCAAAGCTCTCGACCCTGGCCTGGCAGCGAAATTGGCAGAGATTCCCCCGTCGGAATCACATCTATTCCAGCAGAAGCAGCTGTCAGAATGTCGGACTCAGAATGGAGGTGTGAAAAAGATTTTTGCACAAAGCAAAGAGTTTTTTCGGGAACAACTTCCAAGTTTTCCCCTTAAGGAAGCGAGCAATAATTACAGAGCCCGGAACAATACAACCTTCACGCCCCACGCGAGTAGGGGTCGACCGAGACCTGCTCACCCGCCCTCTCGCAAGTCAGGAGTTCCAGGAGGAGGAAAAGATCGTCTGCCCAAAGCAGAGGCTCCCAAAAGACACCAGCGCCGGAGAGCATGACTACAGACTGATAGGGGGCCAGCTAAAAGATTTCATTCCGGTCTGGAGGGAGGCAGGAGCCCCAAAACACATCCTAAATGTCTTAAACGGATATGCAATTCCGTTCATCAAAAAACCTCCAACCGTGCCCTTCTCGGCCGACAGCATCAGAAAATACGCAACGAAAGCGACCCCCCCAGATGACGAAAGAAATCGAGTCGTTACTACATCAGGGGATCCTGGAAGAGGCCACCTGGGATTCCGGTTTCTTGTCACCAGTGTTTTTGATTCCCAAGCCGGGGGGGGGGAGTATCGCCAGATTTTCAACCTTCGGGGTTTAAACGAAAATCTCCTACCTCCCAAGTTTCGATTGGTGAATCAACGGAAAGTCCCATCATTCTTACatcaaaacgattttttagCCAAGATAGACCTCTCTCAGGCATACTTGCATGTTCCCATAAAACCGAGTCATCGGCGTTATCTCTGCCTATCCTTCAAGGGTCAACTCTACAATGCCACGTGTCTGTCTTTCGGCTTATCGACAGCCCCAGTGGCTTTCTCCAGGATATCGAACTGGATAGCTCACACCCTTCGTCAGAAGAATATGAGGGTCCTGGTTTATCTAGACGATTTTTTGCTGGCAAATCAGGACGCCCGGATACTTCAGGAGCAGATTCTCTGGGTTCAGGATTTTCTCCACTCCTTGGGGTGGGTTATGAACATCCAAAAGTCGATCGTCCAGCCTTGCAACAGAATCGAATTCTTGGGAATTATCTGGGACACAAGGGTCAATTTAATGATCCTCCCAGAAGACAAAAAGGA belongs to Diachasmimorpha longicaudata isolate KC_UGA_2023 chromosome 10, iyDiaLong2, whole genome shotgun sequence and includes:
- the LOC135167021 gene encoding uncharacterized protein LOC135167021, with the protein product MAEALMISLKELVGVAADTEEEDGVLDQLKLSAVSSLPVGCQERQIRKLSFAELFGEDGVVDTLLLWKIEFALPTVKVARAFDPEASGLSDDEFHNCKATMLRWPFCRALIISPPVLVNRIWGSKIEVQQFLDLLKPVRHLFVSASEADKTLKQGRLKRERPPSEEGQEEDDRPVKRSSLAALEKRMTSLFATLLDKLEEKDIQPREDSGDARQDKENLSDSPSEVEEDMSEEEEPSTLHPLFQEPTVENTGDSVFLDPQVKECDPLIPEPDSALKAQGISCQKLNSAAWSRIRYKEVQKRLQAAPVFDTLKINSELRSIAPKTSTQSLLGRFDSMTGTFAHGLMLQRKRLSEALDSLLKKHPQVKNDVKALFNKDSGVQSVSDDLLHFTCARRAEIFELRRNPFKALDPGLAAKLAEIPPSESHLFQQKQLSECRTQNGGVKKIFAQSKEFFREQLPSFPLKEASNNYRARNNTTFTPHASRGRPRPAHPPSRKSGVPGGGKDRLPKAEAPKRHQRRRA